A single region of the Gorilla gorilla gorilla isolate KB3781 chromosome 1, NHGRI_mGorGor1-v2.1_pri, whole genome shotgun sequence genome encodes:
- the LOC101144634 gene encoding piggyBac transposable element-derived protein 2 isoform X1, with protein MTAASGFITKGTLCFRVHRLRRKGSRDVIAGRGIHSKVKSAKLLEVLNAMEEEESNNNREEIFIAPPDNAAGEFTDEDSGDEDSQRGAHLPGSVLHASVLCEDSGTGEDNDDLELQPAKKRQKAVVKPQRIWTKRDIRPDFGSWTASDPHIENLKSQELSPVGLFELFFDEGTINFIVNETNRYAWQKNVNLSLTAQELKCVLGILILSGYISYPRRRMFWETSPDSHHHLVADAIRRDRFELIFSYLHFADNNELDASDRFAKVRPLIIRMNCNFQKHAPLEEFYSFGESMCEYFGHRGSKQLHRGKPVRLGYKIWCGTTSRGYLVWFEPSQGTLFTKPDRSLDLGGSMVIKFVDALQERGFLPYHIFFDKVFTSVKLMSILRKKGVKATGTVREYRTERCPLKDPKELKKMKRGSFDYKVDESEEIIVCRWHDSSVVNICSNAVGIEPVRLTSRHSGAAKTRTQVHQPSLVKLYQEKVGGVGRMDQNIAKYKVKIRGMKWYSSFIGYVIDAALNNAWQLHRICCQDAQVDLLAFRRYIACVYLESNADTTSQGRRSRRLETESRFDMIGHWIIHQDKRTRCALCHSQTNTRCEKCQKGVHAKCFREYHIR; from the exons ATGACAGCAGCATCTGGATTCATCACTAAAGGGACCCTCTGCTTTAGAGTACATCGTTTAAGAAGGAAAGGAAGTAG AGATGTCATTGCTGGGAGAGGTATCCATTCAAAGGTGAAGTCTGCAAAGCTGCTTGAGGTTCTGAATGCTATGGAGGAGGAAGAGTCCAACAACAACAGGGAAGAGATTTTCATTGCACCTCCCGACAATGCTGCGGGGGAATTCACTGATGAGGACTCAGGTGATGAAGACAGCCAGCGAGGTGCTCACCTACCTGGCAGTGTGCTGCATGCTTCAGTCCTGTGTGAGGATTCTGGCACCGGGGAGGATAATGACGACCTGGAGCTGCAGCCGGCCAAGAAGAGGCAGAAAGCAGTTGTGAAACCTCAGCGCATTTGGACCAAAAGAGATATTCGTCCAGACTTTGGCAGTTGGACGGCATCAGATCCTCATATTGAGAATCTGAAAAGCCAAGAGCTGAGTCCCGTGGGCctttttgagttgttttttgATGAAGGAACAATTAATTTCATTGTTAATGAAACCAATCGTTATGCTTGGCAGAAAAATGTCAATTTGAGTCTTACGGCTCAGGAATTGAAGTGTGTTTTGGGCATTTTGATTTTAAGTGGGTACATCTCTTATCCAAGGAGAAGGATGTTCTGGGAAACCTCTCCCGATTCACATCATCATCTTGTGGCTGATGCAATTAGAAGGGACAGATTTGAACTAATCTTCTCATACTTACATTTTGCAGATAACAACGAACTTGATGCAAGTGATAGGTTTGCCAAGGTCAGACCTCTCATCATCCGGATGAACTGCAATTTCCAGAAGCATGCACCCTTGGAGGAGTTCTACAGCTTTGGCGAGTCTATGTGTGAGTACTTTGGGCACCGGGGGTCCAAGCAGCTGCACAGGGGGAAGCCTGTGCGACTTGGCTACAAGATTTGGTGTGGGACAACCAGCAGAGGCTACTTGGTGTGGTTTGAGCCCTCACAGGGCACACTGTTTACCAAGCCAGACAGGAGCTTGGATCTAGGAGGCAGTATGGTAATAAAATTTGTGGATGCGCTTCAGGAGCGTGGTTTTCTGCCATATCACATATTTTTTGACAAGGTTTTCACAAGTGTTAAACTGATGTCCATTTTGAGGAAAAAGGGGGTGAAAGCCACAGGAACTGTTCGTGAGTACAGGACTGAGCGATGTCCCCTAAAAGaccccaaagaactgaaaaaaatgaagaggggTTCATTTGATTACAAAGTCGATGAGAGTGAGGAGATCATCGTGTGCCGCTGGCACGATAGCAGCGTGGTCAACATTTGCTCCAATGCTGTGGGCATAGAGCCAGTGAGGCTGACCAGTCGTCACTCTGGAGCAGCTAAAACGCGGACTCAGGTCCACCAGCCATCACTGGTGAAGCTGTATCAGGAGAAGGTGGGCGGCGTTGGTAGGATGGATCAGAATATTGCCAAGTACAAGGTGAAGATCCGAGGCATGAAGTGGTACTCAAGCTTTATTGGCTATGTCATTGATGCTGCCCTCAACAATGCATGGCAGCTGCATAGAATCTGCTGCCAAGATGCCCAGGTGGACCTCCTTGCCTTCCGGAGATACATTGCCTGTGTGTATCTGGAGAGCAATGCTGACACAACGTCTCAAGGGAGGCGAAGCAGGCGGTTGGAGACTGAGAGCCGCTTCGATATGATTGGGCACTGGATTATCCATCAGGACAAGAGGACCCGGTGTGCCCTCTGCCACTCGCAGACCAATACCCGGTGTGAGAAGTGCCAGAAGGGTGTCCATGCCAAATGCTTCAGGGAGTACCACATCCGGTGA
- the LOC101144634 gene encoding piggyBac transposable element-derived protein 2 isoform X2, which yields MASTSRDVIAGRGIHSKVKSAKLLEVLNAMEEEESNNNREEIFIAPPDNAAGEFTDEDSGDEDSQRGAHLPGSVLHASVLCEDSGTGEDNDDLELQPAKKRQKAVVKPQRIWTKRDIRPDFGSWTASDPHIENLKSQELSPVGLFELFFDEGTINFIVNETNRYAWQKNVNLSLTAQELKCVLGILILSGYISYPRRRMFWETSPDSHHHLVADAIRRDRFELIFSYLHFADNNELDASDRFAKVRPLIIRMNCNFQKHAPLEEFYSFGESMCEYFGHRGSKQLHRGKPVRLGYKIWCGTTSRGYLVWFEPSQGTLFTKPDRSLDLGGSMVIKFVDALQERGFLPYHIFFDKVFTSVKLMSILRKKGVKATGTVREYRTERCPLKDPKELKKMKRGSFDYKVDESEEIIVCRWHDSSVVNICSNAVGIEPVRLTSRHSGAAKTRTQVHQPSLVKLYQEKVGGVGRMDQNIAKYKVKIRGMKWYSSFIGYVIDAALNNAWQLHRICCQDAQVDLLAFRRYIACVYLESNADTTSQGRRSRRLETESRFDMIGHWIIHQDKRTRCALCHSQTNTRCEKCQKGVHAKCFREYHIR from the exons ATGGCTTCAACATCCAG AGATGTCATTGCTGGGAGAGGTATCCATTCAAAGGTGAAGTCTGCAAAGCTGCTTGAGGTTCTGAATGCTATGGAGGAGGAAGAGTCCAACAACAACAGGGAAGAGATTTTCATTGCACCTCCCGACAATGCTGCGGGGGAATTCACTGATGAGGACTCAGGTGATGAAGACAGCCAGCGAGGTGCTCACCTACCTGGCAGTGTGCTGCATGCTTCAGTCCTGTGTGAGGATTCTGGCACCGGGGAGGATAATGACGACCTGGAGCTGCAGCCGGCCAAGAAGAGGCAGAAAGCAGTTGTGAAACCTCAGCGCATTTGGACCAAAAGAGATATTCGTCCAGACTTTGGCAGTTGGACGGCATCAGATCCTCATATTGAGAATCTGAAAAGCCAAGAGCTGAGTCCCGTGGGCctttttgagttgttttttgATGAAGGAACAATTAATTTCATTGTTAATGAAACCAATCGTTATGCTTGGCAGAAAAATGTCAATTTGAGTCTTACGGCTCAGGAATTGAAGTGTGTTTTGGGCATTTTGATTTTAAGTGGGTACATCTCTTATCCAAGGAGAAGGATGTTCTGGGAAACCTCTCCCGATTCACATCATCATCTTGTGGCTGATGCAATTAGAAGGGACAGATTTGAACTAATCTTCTCATACTTACATTTTGCAGATAACAACGAACTTGATGCAAGTGATAGGTTTGCCAAGGTCAGACCTCTCATCATCCGGATGAACTGCAATTTCCAGAAGCATGCACCCTTGGAGGAGTTCTACAGCTTTGGCGAGTCTATGTGTGAGTACTTTGGGCACCGGGGGTCCAAGCAGCTGCACAGGGGGAAGCCTGTGCGACTTGGCTACAAGATTTGGTGTGGGACAACCAGCAGAGGCTACTTGGTGTGGTTTGAGCCCTCACAGGGCACACTGTTTACCAAGCCAGACAGGAGCTTGGATCTAGGAGGCAGTATGGTAATAAAATTTGTGGATGCGCTTCAGGAGCGTGGTTTTCTGCCATATCACATATTTTTTGACAAGGTTTTCACAAGTGTTAAACTGATGTCCATTTTGAGGAAAAAGGGGGTGAAAGCCACAGGAACTGTTCGTGAGTACAGGACTGAGCGATGTCCCCTAAAAGaccccaaagaactgaaaaaaatgaagaggggTTCATTTGATTACAAAGTCGATGAGAGTGAGGAGATCATCGTGTGCCGCTGGCACGATAGCAGCGTGGTCAACATTTGCTCCAATGCTGTGGGCATAGAGCCAGTGAGGCTGACCAGTCGTCACTCTGGAGCAGCTAAAACGCGGACTCAGGTCCACCAGCCATCACTGGTGAAGCTGTATCAGGAGAAGGTGGGCGGCGTTGGTAGGATGGATCAGAATATTGCCAAGTACAAGGTGAAGATCCGAGGCATGAAGTGGTACTCAAGCTTTATTGGCTATGTCATTGATGCTGCCCTCAACAATGCATGGCAGCTGCATAGAATCTGCTGCCAAGATGCCCAGGTGGACCTCCTTGCCTTCCGGAGATACATTGCCTGTGTGTATCTGGAGAGCAATGCTGACACAACGTCTCAAGGGAGGCGAAGCAGGCGGTTGGAGACTGAGAGCCGCTTCGATATGATTGGGCACTGGATTATCCATCAGGACAAGAGGACCCGGTGTGCCCTCTGCCACTCGCAGACCAATACCCGGTGTGAGAAGTGCCAGAAGGGTGTCCATGCCAAATGCTTCAGGGAGTACCACATCCGGTGA